One genomic region from Bos javanicus breed banteng chromosome 14, ARS-OSU_banteng_1.0, whole genome shotgun sequence encodes:
- the KIFC2 gene encoding kinesin-like protein KIFC2 isoform X12, producing the protein MYAFYSLLIYIFYSLFRRDGGAAAAADAENPAQSARCKPGSRRRAYQPSAELWTELTGLVGSSEAEDGSGEGAERCPAEVSLEEALVRLAEFLSVQLGAEESFGTPSDLSKPGDVPPLLTVTGQLLALLAWIRSPRGRQALSQGTQPVSGVQHPPPAGSPLQEESPSLSPRGEAQGQQPPQLEEDQRAWQRLEQLILGQLEELKQQLEHQEEELGQLRLGVGATDSEKRVQHLTLENKALKQSLSLTRDLLLHWGPAPHTRAPQEEAEALLELRRRLQEAQDTTEALRVQETEQNCRRELQQMRGQLAGLHARMASLRQGCGDLRGLVSTFTQSCQGSLSEAQGQVSWALGALSADGAGSQLAEARQGPLPGCSGRLLELKGNIRVLCRLRPGTPSSLVSLEPGPGGTVTTCYRGHQRRFRLDWVFPPHASQEEVFRELESAVLSCLGGYSVCIFTYGQTGTGKTYSMEGPPEDPGIAPRALQSLFQEMGTGGQHRVTLSMVEIYNEAVRDLLAPGPPQRLAVRQGPAGQGGIQVAGLTHWDVPNLESLHQMLSLGRSNRATAATAMNQRSSRSHALVTLTLRTASPSRGPGTAGTLHLVDLAGSERAWKAGTAGTSQEDRDGAQRLREARTINRSLLALGGVMAALRARRPHVPFRDSQLTRLLQPALGPGATVVLLLQISTRPEDLGETVCSLKFAERVGRVELGPARPRRAPRSGTPSSLSTDTPLSGTPCTPTPSPGSPPSPGLDSGSSSALAPPEDLPS; encoded by the exons ATGTACGCCTTCTACTCGCTGCTCATCTACATCTTCTACAGTCTCTTCCGCAGGGATGGCGGGGCCGCGGCGGCCGCCGACGCTGAAAACCCCGCCCAG AGCGCCCGCTGTAAGCCCGGGAGTCGCCGCCGCGCCTACCAGCCATCCGCTGAGCTGTGGACCGAGCTGACCGGCCTGGTCG GCTCTTCGGAGGCCGAGGATGGGTCGGGAGAGGGAGCCGAGCGCTGTCCGGCAGAGGTCTCTCTGGAAGAGGCTCTCGTGCGTCTTGCCGAGTTCCTCTCAGTCCAGCTGGGGGCGGAAGAGAGCTTTGGGACTCCTTCTGACCTGAGCAAG CCCGGTGATGTTCCCCCACTGTTGACAGTGACTGGTCAACTCTTGGCTCTCCTGGCATGGATTCGAAGTCCCAGGGGCAGGCAGGCCCTGTCCCAGGGGACGCAGCCTGTCTCAGGGGTGCAGCACCCTCCTCCTGCTG gatcCCCATTGCAAGAAGAAAGCCCTTCCCTTTCACCAAGGGGCGAGGCCCAGGGACAGCAGCCTCCTCAGCTGGAGGAGGACCAGAGGGCTTGGCAGCGGCTGGAACAGCTCATCCTTGGACAG cTGGAAGAGCTGAAGCagcagctggaacatcaggaggaggagctgggtcaGCTGCGCCTGGGAGTG GGAGCAACAGACTCAGAGAAAAGGGTTCAGCATCTGACTCTGGAGAACAAAGCGCTGAAACAGAGCTTGAGCCTTACTCGGGACCTCCTGCTGCACTGGGGCCCTGCCCCCCACACCAGGGCCCCCCAG GAGGAGGCAGAAGCCCTGCTGGAGCTCCGGAGGCGGCTTCAAGAAGCCCAAGACACCACAGAAGCTCTCCGAGTCCAG GAGACTGAGCAGAACTGCAGGAGGGAGCTGCAGCAGATGCGAGGGCAGCTGGCAG GACTTCATGCTCGCATGGCCAGCTTGCGTCAGGGCTGTGGGGACCTCCGGGGACTCGTCAGCACCTTTACCCAGAGCTGCCAGGGTTCTCTGAGTGAAGCCCAGGGACAG GTTTCCTGGGCTCTAGGGGCACTGTCAGCTGACGGGGCTGGGAGTCAACTCGCAGAGGCGCGGCAGGGGCCTCTGCCTGGATGCTCAGGGCGGCTGCTGGAGCTCAAGG GAAACATCCGTGTGCTGTGTCGGCTGAGGCCAGGGACACCCTCCAGCCTGGTGAGCTTAGAGCCCGGCCCGGGTGGCACTGTTACCACCTGCTATCGAGGGCACCAGCGTCGCTTCCGCCTAGACTGGGTCTTCCCTCCGCACGCCAGCCAAGAGGAG GTCTTCAGGGAGCTGGAGTCTGCTGTGCTGTCCTGCCTCGGGGGCTACAGTGTCTGCATTTTCACCTACGGTCAGACAGGGACGGGGAAGACCTACAGCATGGAG GGGCCGCCTGAGGACCCGGGCATCGCTCCTAGGGCACTGCAGTCACTGTTCCAGGAGATGGGCACAGGCGGGCAGCACCGTGTAACCCTCAGCATGGTGGAGATCTACAACGAGGCTGTCAG GGACCTCCTTGCCCCAGGGCCTCCCCAGCGCCTGGCAGTGAGGCAGGGCCCAGCAGGCCAGGGGGGAATCCAGGTGGCTGGCCTCACCCACTGGGACGTGCCCAACCTGGAGTCTCTGCACCAG ATGCTGAGCCTGGGGAGGAGCAACCGGGCCACCGCTGCCACCGCCATGAACCAGCGCAGCTCTCGCTCGCACGCCCTGGTCACGCTGACACTGCGCACAGCGTCCCCATCGCGCGGTCCCGGCACCGCAG GCACGCTACACCTCGTCGACCTGGCGGGGTCCGAGCGCGCCTGGAAGGCGGGGACGGCCGGAACGTCGCAGGAAGACCGGGACGGCGCCCAGCGTCTACGGGAGGCTCGGACCATCAACCGCTCGCTGCTGGCACTGGGAGGCGTGATGGCCGCGCTGCGGGCCCGCCGGCCCCACGTGCCCTTCCGCGACTCGCAGCTCACGCGCCTGCTGCAGCCGGCGCTGGGTCCAGGCGCCACGGTGGTGCTGCTCCTGCAG ATCTCCACGCGGCCCGAGGATCTCGGCGAGACAGTGTGCTCGCTCAAGTTCGCCGAGCGTGTGGGCCGAGTGGAGCTGGGGCCGGCCAGGCCCCGCAGGGCCCCCCGCTCCGGGACGCCCTCCTCCCTGAGCACCGACACACCACTCTCCGGGACCCCCTGCACCCCGACGCCGTCGCCCGGCAGCCCTCCAAGCCCCGGCCTAGACAGCGGCTCCAGCTCGGCCCTGGCACCACCAGAGGACCTGCCTTCCTAG